A single region of the Chrysoperla carnea chromosome 5, inChrCarn1.1, whole genome shotgun sequence genome encodes:
- the LOC123300817 gene encoding protein drumstick, translated as MFAIMQIENEDRGREFRRKMRAKCEFICKYCQRRFTKPYNLMIHERTHKSPDITFTCEVCGKSFKRQDNLKQHRCSQCIWR; from the exons atgtttGCTATAATGCAAATTGAAAACGAAGATCGTGGTAGGGAGTTCAGACGTAAAATGCGTGCCAAATgtgaatttatttgtaaatattgtcaACGACGTTTTACAAAAccatataatttaatgatacaTGAACGTACACATAAATCACCAGATATTACATTTACATGTGAAGTTTGTGGTAAATCATTTAAACGACAggataatttaaaacaacacag ATGTAGTCAGTGTATTTGGCGGTGA